The Sphingopyxis sp. CCNWLW2 genome contains the following window.
CCAGTGGGCCGGTGATCGCGAAGGCGGGCGACCTTGCCGCGCTGCTCACCAATCTCGAGGACGGCGACGTGCTGTTCATCGACGAGATCCACCGCCTGTCGCCCGCGGTCGAGGAAATCCTCTACCCCGCGATGGAGGACCGCGCGCTCGACATCATGATCGGCGAGGGGCCATCGGCGCGCTCGGTGCGGATCGATTTGCCCAAGTTCACGCTGGTCGGCGCGACGACGCGGCAGGGGCTGCTGACCACGCCGCTGCGCGACCGTTTCGGGATTCCGGTGCGGCTCAATTTCTACACGCATGGCGAGCTCGAACAGGTCATCACGCGCGCCGCGCGCCTGCTCGCGCTGCCGATCGCGTCCGACGGCGCGCTTGAGATCGCGAAGCGGTCGCGCGGAACGCCGCGCATCGCCGGGCGGCTGCTGCGCCGGGTGCGCGATTTCGCGACCGTTGCGGGGCATGATATCGTCGATGCGAAGGCCGCCGATGCCGCGCTCAACCGGCTCGAGGTCGATGCGCTCGGGCTCGACGCGATGGACCGGCGGTATTTGACGATGATTGCCGACATCTACCGCGGCGGCCCCGTCGGGGTGGAGACGCTCGCGGCCGGACTGTCCGAACCGC
Protein-coding sequences here:
- the ruvB gene encoding Holliday junction branch migration DNA helicase RuvB gives rise to the protein MTEPALTTPIRTPEDADAALRPKTLAEFVGQAAARENLRIFIEAAKARSDALDHVLFYGPPGLGKTTLAQIVARELGVGFRSTSGPVIAKAGDLAALLTNLEDGDVLFIDEIHRLSPAVEEILYPAMEDRALDIMIGEGPSARSVRIDLPKFTLVGATTRQGLLTTPLRDRFGIPVRLNFYTHGELEQVITRAARLLALPIASDGALEIAKRSRGTPRIAGRLLRRVRDFATVAGHDIVDAKAADAALNRLEVDALGLDAMDRRYLTMIADIYRGGPVGVETLAAGLSEPRDTIEDVIEPYLLQVGLIARTARGRMLNASAWKHLGLNPPAGSQDGLFDQAK